In Saccharothrix violaceirubra, the following are encoded in one genomic region:
- a CDS encoding HAD-IC family P-type ATPase, which produces MDEVVRLARTDAAAGLPARVARQRLADLGPNALPARRGPGAVRRLLGQFTNPLIHVLLGAAVLTFALGEPVDASVVLAVVLVNAIIGHLQEGRAERALDALVAMVTTTAVVVRDGTAARVDSADLVPGDLVVLEEGDRVPADLRLVRTRELRVDESSLTGESDPVAKDPAPVPTTAPTADRTNMAYSSTLVTGGGGRGVVVATGADTEIGRVHRLVGTTGSVRTPLTRKLAKFSRLLTWVILGLAVVAAIVGVLRGEPLGAMVTAAVALAVGAIPEGLPAAVTITLAIGVARMARRHAVVRRLPAVETLGSTTLICTDKTGTLTANAMTVREVVADGVRWRVDGVGYSPLGPHPAAPRAVRECLLAGLACNDADVVERDGRWVAVGDPTEAALVVAARKAGITDVPDRVDELPFTSRRRFMATRHRGGVVYLKGAVERIAGFTGTVDHAEAERLAGQGLRVLAFARAHVPEELELTEDVLRGAEYLGLQAMHDPPRPEALEAVRACREAGIEVRMITGDHPATARAVADRFGLPDDAVHARVSPEEKLRLVERFQAAGHVVAMTGDGVNDAPALRRADIGVAMGRGGTEVAKEAADMVLTDDDFATVRAAVEEGRSVFDNLRRFIVWTLPTNMAEGLVILTAILLGTALPILPVQILWINMTTAVALGLTLAFEPRDPDAMRRPPLPPSLPLLTGALVRRVLLVSLLLVAGSFAAFEFAGGTVEHARTVAVNVFVAAQIAYLVNCRSPRARLRANPWLPAGIALTVVLQLLLTYAPFMNALFHTAPIGLSSWAVVVGLAALAYSVVELAEVPAS; this is translated from the coding sequence GTGGACGAGGTCGTGCGCCTGGCACGGACCGACGCCGCCGCCGGGCTGCCCGCGCGGGTGGCCCGGCAGCGGCTCGCCGACCTGGGTCCCAACGCCCTGCCCGCACGCCGGGGCCCCGGCGCCGTGCGGCGGCTGCTGGGCCAGTTCACCAATCCGCTGATCCACGTGTTGCTCGGTGCCGCCGTGCTGACCTTCGCGCTGGGCGAGCCGGTCGACGCCTCGGTGGTGCTCGCCGTGGTGCTGGTCAACGCGATCATCGGCCACCTCCAGGAAGGCCGCGCCGAGCGGGCGCTGGACGCGTTGGTCGCGATGGTCACGACCACCGCCGTCGTCGTCCGCGACGGCACGGCCGCGCGGGTCGACTCGGCGGACCTGGTGCCCGGCGACCTGGTCGTCCTGGAGGAGGGCGACCGCGTGCCCGCCGACCTGCGACTGGTGCGCACCCGCGAGCTGCGCGTCGACGAGTCCTCGCTGACCGGGGAATCCGACCCGGTCGCCAAGGACCCGGCGCCCGTACCGACCACGGCCCCGACGGCCGACCGCACGAACATGGCGTACTCGTCCACGCTGGTCACCGGCGGCGGTGGTCGCGGCGTGGTCGTGGCCACGGGCGCGGACACCGAGATCGGCCGGGTGCACCGCCTGGTCGGCACGACCGGGAGCGTGCGGACGCCGCTGACCCGCAAGCTGGCCAAGTTCAGCCGGCTGCTCACGTGGGTCATCCTCGGGCTCGCCGTCGTCGCCGCGATCGTGGGCGTGCTGCGCGGCGAACCGCTCGGCGCGATGGTCACCGCCGCCGTCGCGCTCGCCGTCGGCGCCATCCCCGAGGGGCTGCCCGCCGCGGTGACGATCACGCTCGCCATCGGCGTCGCCCGGATGGCGCGGCGCCACGCGGTCGTCCGCCGGCTCCCGGCCGTGGAGACGCTGGGCAGCACCACCCTGATCTGCACCGACAAGACCGGCACGCTGACCGCCAACGCGATGACCGTCCGCGAGGTCGTCGCGGACGGCGTGCGGTGGCGGGTCGACGGTGTCGGCTACTCGCCGCTCGGCCCGCACCCGGCGGCACCCCGTGCCGTGCGGGAGTGCCTGCTGGCCGGGCTGGCGTGCAACGACGCGGACGTGGTCGAGCGGGACGGCCGCTGGGTCGCGGTCGGCGACCCGACCGAGGCCGCGCTGGTCGTGGCCGCGCGCAAGGCCGGGATCACCGACGTGCCCGACCGCGTGGACGAACTGCCGTTCACCTCGCGGCGGCGGTTCATGGCCACCCGGCACCGGGGCGGCGTGGTCTACCTCAAGGGCGCGGTCGAGCGCATCGCCGGGTTCACCGGGACCGTCGACCACGCCGAGGCCGAACGCCTGGCCGGGCAGGGCCTGCGGGTGTTGGCGTTCGCCCGTGCCCACGTGCCCGAGGAGCTGGAACTGACCGAGGACGTCCTGCGCGGGGCCGAGTACCTGGGTCTGCAGGCGATGCACGACCCGCCCCGCCCGGAGGCGCTGGAGGCCGTCCGCGCCTGCCGGGAGGCGGGCATCGAGGTGCGCATGATCACCGGCGACCACCCGGCCACGGCCCGTGCCGTCGCCGACCGGTTCGGGTTGCCCGACGACGCGGTGCACGCACGCGTCTCGCCCGAGGAGAAACTGCGGCTGGTCGAGCGCTTCCAGGCCGCCGGGCACGTGGTGGCGATGACCGGCGACGGCGTCAACGACGCGCCCGCCCTGCGTCGGGCCGACATCGGCGTGGCCATGGGGCGCGGCGGCACCGAGGTCGCCAAGGAGGCGGCCGACATGGTGCTCACCGACGACGACTTCGCCACCGTGCGCGCCGCCGTGGAGGAGGGCCGGTCGGTCTTCGACAACCTGCGCCGGTTCATCGTCTGGACGCTGCCGACGAACATGGCCGAAGGACTGGTGATCCTCACCGCGATCCTGCTGGGCACGGCGCTGCCGATCCTGCCGGTGCAGATCCTGTGGATCAACATGACCACCGCGGTCGCGCTCGGCCTGACACTGGCGTTCGAGCCGCGCGACCCCGACGCGATGCGGCGTCCTCCCCTGCCGCCGTCCTTGCCCCTGCTGACCGGTGCGCTGGTCCGGCGGGTCCTGCTGGTGTCGCTGCTGCTGGTGGCCGGGTCGTTCGCCGCGTTCGAGTTCGCGGGCGGGACCGTGGAACACGCGCGCACGGTGGCGGTGAACGTGTTCGTCGCCGCGCAGATCGCCTACCTGGTCAACTGCCGGTCGCCGCGGGCACGCCTGCGCGCCAACCCGTGGCTGCCGGCGGGCATCGCGCTCACGGTCGTCCTGCAACTGCTGCTGACCTACGCGCCGTTCATGAACGCCCTGTTCCACACCGCACCGATCGGCCTGTCGTCGTGGGCGGTCGTGGTCGGCCTGGCCGCGCTGGCGTACAGCGTGGTGGAGTTGGCCGAGGTGCCCGCCTCCTGA
- a CDS encoding alcohol dehydrogenase catalytic domain-containing protein, protein MKAMVFRGPNRRSWEDVPDPVVVAPTDAVVRVTAATICGTDLHILNGDVPEVEPGRVLGHEAVGVVESVGAAVTSIKPGDRVLVSCISGCGRCEYCRTGASGQCRGGGGWLLGHLVDGTHAEYVRVPFADFSTHRLPDEVTDGDAVMLSDILPTAYEVGVLNGRVRPGQAVVVVGAGPIGLAAIETARLFSPGLIVAVDLAKPRLEAAKRFGADVTVHADEDVDDLVADLTGGLGADLAIEAVGVPETFELCARLIRPGGRVANVGVHGGPVTLHLERLWIRNATITTGLVDTYSTPMLLRMLAAGRLEATGFATHHFALDEMALAYDTFARSAETGALKVVLTR, encoded by the coding sequence ATGAAGGCGATGGTGTTCCGGGGCCCGAACCGCCGGTCGTGGGAGGACGTGCCCGACCCGGTGGTGGTCGCGCCGACCGACGCGGTCGTGCGGGTCACCGCGGCCACGATCTGCGGGACGGACCTGCACATCCTCAACGGCGACGTGCCCGAGGTGGAGCCCGGCCGGGTGCTCGGGCACGAGGCGGTCGGCGTGGTCGAGAGCGTGGGCGCGGCCGTCACGTCGATCAAGCCGGGCGACCGGGTGCTGGTGTCGTGCATCAGCGGCTGCGGCCGGTGCGAGTACTGCCGCACGGGAGCGTCCGGGCAATGCCGGGGCGGCGGCGGCTGGCTGCTGGGCCACCTGGTCGACGGCACGCACGCCGAGTACGTGCGCGTGCCGTTCGCCGACTTCTCCACCCACAGGCTGCCGGACGAGGTCACCGACGGCGACGCGGTGATGCTCTCGGACATCCTGCCCACCGCCTACGAGGTGGGGGTGCTCAACGGCCGGGTGCGGCCGGGACAGGCCGTGGTGGTGGTCGGCGCGGGTCCGATCGGGCTGGCGGCGATCGAGACCGCGCGGCTGTTCAGCCCCGGTCTGATCGTGGCCGTCGACCTGGCCAAACCCCGGCTGGAGGCGGCGAAGCGGTTCGGCGCGGACGTGACCGTGCACGCCGACGAGGACGTGGACGACCTGGTCGCCGACCTGACCGGCGGGCTCGGCGCGGACCTGGCGATCGAGGCGGTCGGCGTGCCGGAGACCTTCGAGCTGTGCGCGCGCCTGATCCGGCCCGGCGGCCGGGTCGCGAACGTCGGCGTGCACGGCGGACCGGTGACGCTGCACCTGGAACGGCTGTGGATCAGGAACGCGACGATCACCACCGGTCTGGTCGACACCTACTCGACGCCCATGCTGCTGCGGATGCTCGCGGCAGGCCGGTTGGAGGCGACGGGGTTCGCCACGCACCACTTCGCGCTGGACGAGATGGCCCTGGCCTATGACACGTTCGCGCGGTCGGCCGAGACGGGCGCGCTGAAGGTCGTGCTGACCAGGTGA
- a CDS encoding SMI1/KNR4 family protein yields the protein MNRSVEERWIEVVDWLVVNAPATFETLVPRATASEVDAVEAAVPEALPNDLRAWLRFGQGVDWQPEEVFPPLFAPRSARDVLTAYRRLVAEDERTWPGYERAVREGAGGRSGVFLKSFVPIASSGTGDWLFVDLRPGAWHGCVQRWRRDDGCQVGPLWRGVGDMLADVVQGLITGREVLAPFVERAHAQGFRTSTTVPVVENGRLGRASRG from the coding sequence GTGAACCGATCGGTCGAAGAGCGCTGGATCGAGGTGGTCGACTGGCTTGTCGTGAACGCGCCTGCCACGTTCGAGACTCTCGTACCGCGCGCCACCGCGTCGGAGGTCGACGCGGTGGAAGCGGCAGTACCCGAGGCACTGCCGAACGATCTGCGGGCATGGTTGCGATTCGGCCAAGGCGTCGATTGGCAACCGGAGGAGGTCTTTCCTCCGTTGTTCGCGCCGAGATCGGCGCGGGATGTGCTCACCGCATACCGCCGTCTCGTGGCGGAGGACGAAAGGACCTGGCCGGGCTACGAGCGGGCGGTTCGAGAGGGCGCCGGTGGGCGGTCGGGAGTCTTCCTGAAGTCGTTCGTGCCGATCGCCTCCAGCGGCACCGGAGACTGGTTGTTCGTCGACTTGAGGCCCGGTGCGTGGCACGGCTGCGTGCAGCGGTGGCGCCGGGACGACGGCTGTCAGGTAGGGCCGTTGTGGCGTGGCGTCGGGGACATGCTCGCGGACGTGGTCCAGGGCCTGATCACCGGCCGGGAGGTACTGGCGCCCTTCGTGGAACGCGCACACGCCCAGGGTTTTCGCACCTCCACCACGGTCCCCGTCGTGGAGAACGGCCGGCTGGGCCGGGCCTCCCGCGGCTGA
- a CDS encoding helix-turn-helix domain-containing protein, with product MFDSAEFPADQRVDAWREAVESALVTADVRVLDPAVFTARLHVTSLGIAQIAASSYASLAARRTARMIRKSDPECYQLVLVESGRQRIRQLDRCEHLRPGELVLYDSSTSSEVFVGDQPTLAGAVVLQFPKRLLPIPEARVARLVAVPLPAATGVGDLFAGFLRGLAVGRHDRTERDTLRLGHIAVDLASAVLAHHLDDATAPPHSPGHVLYLNVASFIDRNLHRVDLVPATIAAAHGISVRYLHRIFQQHHETAVAAHVRARRLDHCRRDLADPGLRHLTIAAIATRWGFGRPSDFGRAFRNDVGMSPGDYRAWAGVHGKRSTGRGTGVNRPTDRSTSGVRTPGGVSR from the coding sequence ATGTTCGACAGTGCGGAATTTCCGGCCGACCAGCGGGTGGACGCGTGGCGGGAAGCCGTCGAGTCCGCCCTGGTGACCGCGGATGTGCGGGTTCTGGACCCCGCGGTGTTCACCGCGCGATTACATGTCACGTCGTTGGGAATCGCCCAGATCGCCGCTTCCTCGTACGCCTCGCTCGCCGCCCGCCGCACCGCGCGGATGATCAGGAAATCGGACCCGGAGTGCTACCAGTTGGTACTCGTCGAATCGGGACGACAGCGAATCCGGCAACTCGACCGGTGCGAGCACCTGCGGCCGGGTGAACTGGTGCTGTACGACAGTTCGACCTCGTCGGAGGTCTTCGTCGGTGACCAGCCCACGCTCGCCGGGGCGGTGGTGCTGCAGTTCCCGAAGCGTCTGCTCCCGATTCCCGAGGCGCGGGTGGCCCGGCTGGTCGCCGTGCCGCTTCCGGCCGCCACCGGGGTCGGTGACCTGTTCGCCGGGTTCCTCAGGGGGTTGGCCGTCGGCCGGCACGACCGCACCGAACGCGACACGTTGCGCCTGGGCCACATCGCGGTGGACCTCGCGAGCGCGGTCCTGGCACACCACCTCGACGACGCCACCGCGCCGCCGCACTCGCCCGGCCACGTCCTCTACCTCAACGTCGCGTCGTTCATCGACCGGAACCTGCACCGGGTCGACCTGGTGCCCGCGACCATCGCGGCGGCGCACGGGATCTCGGTGCGCTACCTGCACCGGATCTTCCAACAGCACCACGAGACCGCCGTCGCCGCCCACGTCCGGGCCCGCCGGCTGGACCACTGCCGCCGCGACCTGGCCGACCCCGGACTCCGGCACCTGACCATCGCGGCGATCGCGACGAGGTGGGGATTCGGCCGGCCGTCGGACTTCGGCCGGGCCTTCAGGAACGACGTGGGCATGTCGCCGGGCGATTACCGGGCCTGGGCCGGTGTCCACGGAAAGCGGTCGACCGGCCGGGGAACGGGCGTGAACCGCCCCACGGACCGGTCGACTTCCGGTGTGCGTACGCCGGGCGGAGTCAGCCGGTGA
- a CDS encoding ABC transporter substrate-binding protein — protein sequence MTAEPVRGGTIRILRDAGYDHLDPQRTATLQALALGQLLFRTLTAYGPDGQLVGDLATSTGRDVDGDGRRWEFVLRRGVRFEDGTEVTAADVAYGISRSFAAEITDGAAHLRNWLLENGSYAGPYVDGPDVPGLEVKDPWTLVFHFPRPRPELPFAVSTPVTAPVPRDRDTRASYDQAPIASGPYRIKSHEPGISLVLERNPHWDPETDPLRTGLPDGFVVEMGVDQESQHRRAIEGVGDDAYAVGENHAPRALAERYVGDPAYASQVHHDPTPLVWHLAINTQRVTDVDVRRAIAHALDRAAILEVKGGPVLGQVAHTLLSPVTAGYRDYPDPYPYDPARSAALVAGEFPTLRLISRSGREFVEFSSAVRDSLVAAGFTVDLDVVDRPRHNPIVRTRGNEYDLYLVCLPGEWPSASALLATFDGTRIVEAGNDNWAYLDDPGINAEIDRINTLPAAEAVPEWSAVDERLIRDHVPFVPLFTYVYVGFVGPKVRGVYTSPALGTPVYTQAHVG from the coding sequence ATGACCGCCGAACCCGTGCGGGGCGGCACGATCCGCATCCTGCGCGACGCCGGATACGACCACCTCGACCCGCAGCGCACGGCCACGTTGCAGGCGTTGGCGTTGGGGCAGTTGCTGTTCCGGACGCTGACCGCGTACGGACCGGACGGGCAACTGGTCGGCGACCTGGCCACGTCGACCGGGCGGGATGTGGACGGCGACGGCCGCCGGTGGGAGTTCGTGCTGCGGCGTGGTGTCCGCTTCGAGGACGGCACGGAGGTCACGGCGGCCGACGTGGCGTACGGCATCTCGCGGTCGTTCGCGGCCGAGATCACCGACGGCGCGGCCCACCTGCGCAACTGGTTGCTGGAGAACGGTTCCTACGCGGGGCCTTACGTGGACGGTCCCGACGTGCCGGGACTGGAGGTGAAGGACCCGTGGACGCTGGTGTTCCACTTCCCGCGTCCGCGTCCGGAACTACCGTTCGCCGTGTCGACGCCGGTGACCGCACCCGTCCCGCGCGACCGGGACACGCGGGCGTCCTACGACCAGGCCCCGATCGCGTCCGGGCCGTACCGGATCAAGTCGCACGAACCGGGTATTTCCCTTGTTCTGGAACGAAATCCCCACTGGGACCCGGAGACCGACCCGCTGCGCACCGGCCTGCCGGACGGGTTCGTGGTCGAGATGGGCGTCGACCAGGAGAGCCAGCACCGCCGCGCGATCGAGGGCGTGGGCGACGACGCGTACGCGGTGGGGGAGAACCACGCACCCCGCGCCTTGGCCGAGCGCTATGTCGGCGACCCGGCCTACGCGTCCCAGGTCCACCACGACCCGACACCACTGGTCTGGCACCTGGCGATCAACACCCAGCGCGTCACGGACGTCGACGTGCGTAGGGCCATCGCCCACGCACTGGACCGCGCGGCGATCCTGGAGGTCAAGGGCGGCCCGGTGCTGGGACAGGTCGCCCACACCCTCCTGTCCCCGGTGACGGCGGGCTACCGCGACTACCCCGACCCGTACCCGTACGACCCGGCCCGGTCGGCGGCGCTGGTGGCGGGCGAGTTCCCGACGTTGCGCCTGATCAGCCGCAGCGGCAGGGAGTTCGTGGAGTTCTCCTCGGCTGTCCGCGACAGCCTCGTGGCAGCGGGCTTCACCGTGGACCTCGATGTCGTCGACCGCCCCCGCCACAACCCGATCGTGCGCACCCGGGGCAACGAGTACGACCTGTACCTGGTCTGCCTGCCGGGCGAGTGGCCGAGCGCCTCGGCACTGCTGGCGACCTTCGACGGCACCCGGATCGTCGAGGCGGGCAACGACAACTGGGCGTACCTGGACGATCCTGGGATCAACGCGGAGATCGACCGGATCAACACCCTGCCGGCGGCCGAGGCCGTGCCGGAGTGGAGCGCTGTGGACGAACGCCTGATCCGCGACCACGTGCCTTTCGTGCCGCTGTTCACGTACGTGTACGTGGGTTTCGTCGGCCCGAAGGTCCGCGGCGTGTACACCTCACCGGCGTTGGGGACTCCCGTCTACACACAGGCTCACGTGGGGTGA
- a CDS encoding MupA/Atu3671 family FMN-dependent luciferase-like monooxygenase has translation MDYSLFYFADDSASSGGGRYRLLLDGAKFADEHGFTAVWTPERHFHRFGGLYPNPAVTGAAVAAVTSRVGVRAGSVVAPLHHPLRIAEEWSVVDNLSGGRVGLSFASGWNANDFVLAPEKYADRKRELVRTIDQVRSLWRGGSVSLPDGAGSPVSVRVFPPPVRAELPIWTTSAGSTATFRAAGEAGTGVLTHLLGQELDRLTANIAAYRAAHLAHHGTPGHVVLMVHAFLGPDADLVRERVREPLVEYLKSSFHLIAGSVTDLDPARLRPADIDFLIRRSYDRYYETSGLFGTVDHVRPLVERFRAAGVDELACLIDFGLPFDAVLDGLTTLDELRASTVLEEAR, from the coding sequence ATGGACTACAGCCTGTTCTACTTCGCCGACGACAGCGCGTCGTCGGGCGGCGGGCGGTACCGGTTGCTGCTCGACGGCGCGAAGTTCGCCGACGAGCACGGGTTCACGGCGGTGTGGACGCCCGAACGGCACTTCCACCGCTTCGGCGGGCTCTACCCGAACCCGGCCGTGACCGGTGCCGCCGTCGCCGCGGTGACCTCGCGGGTGGGTGTGCGCGCGGGCAGCGTCGTCGCGCCGCTGCACCACCCGCTGCGGATCGCCGAGGAGTGGTCCGTGGTGGACAACCTGTCCGGCGGCCGGGTCGGCCTGTCGTTCGCGTCGGGCTGGAACGCCAACGACTTCGTGCTCGCGCCGGAGAAGTACGCCGACCGCAAGCGGGAACTCGTGCGCACGATCGACCAGGTGCGCTCGTTGTGGCGGGGCGGGAGCGTGTCGTTGCCCGACGGCGCGGGTTCGCCGGTGTCCGTGCGCGTGTTCCCGCCGCCGGTCCGGGCCGAGCTGCCGATCTGGACCACCAGCGCGGGCAGCACGGCGACGTTCCGCGCGGCGGGCGAGGCGGGCACGGGCGTGCTCACCCACCTGCTCGGCCAGGAACTCGACCGGCTCACCGCGAACATCGCCGCGTACCGCGCGGCGCACCTGGCGCACCACGGGACACCGGGGCACGTCGTGCTAATGGTGCACGCCTTCCTCGGCCCCGATGCCGACCTGGTGCGCGAGCGGGTGCGCGAGCCGCTGGTCGAGTACCTCAAGAGTTCGTTCCACCTCATCGCCGGCTCGGTGACCGACCTGGACCCGGCCAGGCTGCGGCCGGCCGACATCGACTTCCTGATCCGGCGGTCCTACGACCGGTACTACGAGACCAGCGGCCTGTTCGGCACGGTCGACCACGTCCGGCCGCTGGTCGAGCGGTTCCGCGCCGCCGGTGTCGACGAGCTGGCCTGCCTGATCGACTTCGGCCTGCCCTTCGACGCTGTGCTCGACGGCCTGACCACTCTCGACGAGCTGCGCGCGTCGACTGTCCTGGAGGAAGCCCGATGA
- a CDS encoding MbtH family protein, which produces MSALHTVVVNHEEQYSVWPADLPVPAGWREAGFRGTRAEALAHIETVWTDLRPASVR; this is translated from the coding sequence ATGTCCGCTTTGCACACTGTCGTCGTCAACCACGAGGAGCAGTACTCGGTGTGGCCCGCCGACCTGCCCGTACCGGCCGGGTGGCGCGAGGCCGGGTTCCGGGGTACGCGTGCGGAAGCGTTGGCACACATCGAGACCGTGTGGACCGACCTGCGCCCGGCGAGCGTGCGCTGA
- a CDS encoding MFS transporter, producing the protein MPTEDITTTAPPEARLRDLWRNPDFVKLWIGQAASEFATQVTTLALPLVAVLALDATAGQVGTLNFLAQLPYVLFALYAGVVVDRLRRRDVLLAVDLGRAVVLAAVPVLAAFGGLALGPLYAVAFLIGGLTVFFQVAYQAYLPTLVDRRELSGGNSLLETSRSAAQIGGPALGGGLVQLLTAPFALVGSAAAYLVSAWTFWLIKAREDKPERGERGVKATVRGIGEGLRVVFGNPALRANALMASLFNFGFYAFQTTFLLFLPRELGLSAGQIGIVLAGLGPGLLVGSLFAHGLPRRIGYGRALAITAFLANGSMLPVFLLHGDGWSTVLALAGLNFLFGMFGTANNVAMLTIRQAVTPDTLLGRVAASVRFFAQGASPLGALLGGFLATALPLRTAVGLSSTLLMLGFVVLALSPLTRIGRELPTL; encoded by the coding sequence ATGCCCACCGAGGACATCACCACCACCGCGCCGCCCGAGGCACGGCTGCGTGACCTGTGGCGCAACCCCGATTTCGTGAAGCTCTGGATCGGCCAGGCCGCGTCGGAGTTCGCCACGCAGGTCACGACGCTCGCGTTGCCGCTGGTCGCGGTGCTGGCGCTGGACGCCACCGCCGGGCAGGTCGGCACGCTCAACTTCCTGGCGCAACTGCCGTACGTGCTGTTCGCGCTGTACGCGGGCGTGGTGGTCGACCGGCTCCGGCGACGGGACGTGCTGCTGGCCGTCGACCTCGGCCGTGCGGTCGTGCTCGCGGCCGTGCCGGTGCTGGCGGCCTTCGGTGGGCTCGCGCTCGGACCGCTCTACGCGGTCGCGTTCCTGATCGGCGGCCTGACGGTGTTCTTCCAGGTCGCGTACCAGGCGTACCTGCCCACGCTGGTCGACCGCCGGGAGCTGTCCGGCGGCAACAGCCTGCTGGAGACCAGCCGGTCCGCCGCGCAGATCGGCGGACCGGCCCTGGGCGGCGGTCTCGTGCAGCTGCTCACCGCACCGTTCGCGCTGGTCGGCAGCGCGGCGGCGTACCTGGTGTCGGCGTGGACGTTCTGGCTGATCAAGGCACGCGAGGACAAGCCCGAACGCGGCGAACGCGGCGTGAAGGCCACGGTGAGGGGCATCGGCGAGGGCCTGCGGGTGGTGTTCGGCAACCCCGCGCTGCGGGCGAACGCGTTGATGGCCAGCCTGTTCAACTTCGGCTTCTACGCGTTCCAGACCACGTTCCTGCTCTTCCTGCCGCGTGAACTCGGCCTGTCGGCGGGCCAGATCGGCATCGTGCTGGCGGGTCTGGGGCCGGGCCTGCTCGTCGGCTCGCTGTTCGCGCACGGCCTGCCCCGGCGGATCGGCTACGGCCGGGCGTTGGCGATCACCGCGTTCCTGGCCAACGGCTCGATGCTGCCGGTCTTCCTGCTGCACGGCGACGGCTGGTCCACCGTGCTCGCCCTGGCGGGTCTGAACTTCCTGTTCGGCATGTTCGGCACGGCCAACAACGTGGCCATGCTGACCATCCGCCAGGCGGTCACGCCCGACACCCTGCTCGGCCGCGTCGCCGCGTCCGTGCGCTTCTTCGCCCAGGGCGCGTCGCCGCTCGGCGCGCTGCTCGGCGGTTTCCTGGCGACCGCGCTGCCCCTGCGCACCGCCGTCGGCCTCAGCTCGACCCTGTTGATGCTCGGTTTCGTGGTGCTCGCGCTGTCGCCGCTGACCCGGATCGGCCGCGAGCTACCCACCCTCTGA